One segment of Nostoc piscinale CENA21 DNA contains the following:
- a CDS encoding phage tail protein: MADFPEILTNSRFYLELKLTGSQEPVDGYFMECQGFQTTQKVIEISEVTPQTWGKNGNTSGRIITTKIPGNISYSNIVLRRGLTISMTMWNWLAAVQESKWGDERRDGSLVIYNQAAEEKFRLEFKNAWPANYKINDVSAAGSEHEIEEIEVVVEELKRVKVA, from the coding sequence ATGGCAGATTTTCCTGAAATTCTCACAAATAGCCGATTTTATCTAGAATTAAAGCTCACTGGTAGCCAAGAACCTGTGGATGGCTATTTTATGGAATGCCAAGGTTTTCAAACTACACAAAAAGTAATAGAAATTTCTGAAGTTACTCCCCAAACTTGGGGTAAAAATGGCAATACGAGTGGTAGAATTATCACTACAAAAATTCCTGGTAATATATCTTATTCTAATATTGTGTTACGGCGTGGTTTAACTATTTCAATGACTATGTGGAATTGGTTAGCTGCCGTACAAGAAAGTAAATGGGGTGACGAAAGACGAGATGGTTCTTTAGTCATTTATAATCAAGCTGCGGAAGAAAAATTCAGATTGGAATTTAAAAATGCTTGGCCTGCTAATTATAAAATTAATGATGTGAGTGCCGCTGGTAGCGAACATGAAATTGAAGAAATAGAAGTAGTAGTAGAAGAATTAAAACGAGTAAAAGTAGCATAG
- a CDS encoding phage tail protein → MPKTEKGEGKWAESKKTGSIVAYDTDGNEVLRWDLKEAWPSQYKIGDLDVTGNDYIEETYTLTCENINRKK, encoded by the coding sequence ATGCCCAAGACCGAAAAAGGTGAAGGCAAATGGGCAGAAAGTAAAAAGACAGGCTCTATAGTTGCTTATGATACTGATGGCAATGAAGTGCTGCGTTGGGATTTAAAAGAAGCTTGGCCTTCTCAATACAAAATTGGAGATTTAGATGTGACTGGCAACGACTATATTGAAGAAACTTACACCTTGACTTGTGAAAATATCAATCGCAAAAAATAA
- a CDS encoding phage tail sheath family protein, whose protein sequence is MPRLDYFAPGVYVEEVDRGSRPIEGVSTNIAGFIGFTEDVRGDAELFKPMLVTSWNEYLEYFAKQGSDGYTDFDAYLPFAVNGWFLNGGGRCWVASIGTKLPGSQPPPPEETALKIRTSGNRPALSFALKPAEDDDDSAEGRVNVSVTESEPRPPESPEAEPPANTGEFFKVIISRNGEILEEYDHLSMNPQIDAAVGSYAVTALQGSQFVTVADLETPGQPLSRRPANGNYEVSPPPVVSTPDRFPRDVQGVRDDRTGMQGIFEIDEVTMIAFPDLMRAYQNNILDLDQVHGIMEAMVSMCENTAPNRMVVLDPPPCKGGGAPVPPTQVKPQHMAQWLSAFNRRSQFAALYYPWIKVPNPRNGGRPILIPPGGHMLGVWCRTDETRGVYKAPANDTPRGVIGLAYETNLREQELLNPLGINCIRTFPNRGIRIWGARTLVEPDNVQWRYISVRRLMSYIEKSVELGTQWVVFEPNDQDLWARVTRTVSNFLERLWREGALFGASAAEAFYVKCDSSINTHETMMLGRLYIEVGVCPVRPAEFVIFRFSQWSPNQ, encoded by the coding sequence ATGCCAAGATTAGATTATTTTGCACCTGGTGTCTACGTTGAAGAAGTAGACCGAGGTAGTCGACCCATAGAAGGGGTAAGTACGAATATCGCCGGCTTTATCGGTTTTACCGAAGATGTCAGAGGCGATGCGGAATTGTTTAAACCGATGTTGGTGACATCGTGGAACGAATATTTAGAATACTTTGCTAAACAAGGTTCTGATGGTTACACCGATTTTGATGCTTATTTACCTTTTGCGGTAAATGGTTGGTTTCTCAACGGTGGTGGACGTTGTTGGGTTGCGAGTATCGGTACGAAACTACCTGGTTCTCAGCCACCACCACCAGAAGAAACCGCCCTCAAAATTCGCACTAGTGGGAACCGTCCTGCTTTAAGTTTTGCCCTCAAGCCAGCGGAAGATGATGATGATAGTGCAGAAGGTAGAGTTAATGTTTCTGTAACTGAAAGTGAACCGCGTCCGCCAGAAAGCCCAGAAGCAGAACCACCCGCAAATACTGGTGAATTTTTCAAAGTCATAATTAGCCGCAATGGTGAAATTCTGGAAGAATACGACCATTTATCCATGAACCCGCAAATTGATGCGGCTGTGGGTAGTTATGCAGTGACAGCTTTGCAAGGCTCGCAATTTGTCACGGTTGCAGACTTAGAAACACCAGGACAACCCCTATCTCGTCGACCAGCCAACGGTAATTACGAAGTTAGTCCGCCGCCAGTGGTTTCTACTCCTGACCGTTTCCCCAGAGATGTGCAAGGTGTCAGAGACGATCGCACCGGGATGCAAGGTATCTTTGAAATTGATGAAGTTACCATGATTGCTTTTCCTGACTTGATGCGTGCTTATCAAAACAACATCTTGGATTTGGATCAAGTCCACGGCATCATGGAAGCGATGGTCAGTATGTGTGAAAATACTGCCCCCAACCGGATGGTAGTGTTAGACCCACCTCCGTGTAAAGGTGGTGGTGCGCCTGTACCTCCCACCCAGGTGAAGCCCCAGCACATGGCTCAGTGGTTGAGTGCATTTAACAGGCGATCGCAATTTGCCGCCCTCTACTATCCTTGGATTAAAGTCCCCAACCCCCGCAACGGTGGCAGACCAATTTTAATTCCTCCTGGCGGTCACATGCTGGGCGTTTGGTGTCGCACCGATGAAACTCGCGGTGTCTACAAAGCACCCGCCAACGATACACCCAGAGGAGTCATTGGCCTCGCCTACGAAACCAACCTGCGCGAACAAGAATTACTCAACCCCCTAGGTATTAACTGTATCCGTACTTTCCCCAACCGTGGTATCCGTATTTGGGGCGCTCGCACATTGGTAGAACCAGATAACGTCCAATGGCGTTATATCAGCGTCCGCCGCTTGATGAGCTATATCGAGAAATCAGTAGAACTCGGTACTCAATGGGTAGTATTTGAACCCAACGACCAAGACCTATGGGCGCGTGTTACTCGTACCGTCAGCAACTTCTTAGAAAGACTCTGGCGTGAAGGCGCTTTGTTTGGCGCTTCTGCTGCGGAAGCCTTTTATGTCAAATGCGACTCTAGCATCAACACCCACGAAACCATGATGTTGGGTCGGTTGTACATCGAAGTTGGTGTTTGTCCTGTGCGTCCGGCGGAATTCGTCATCTTCCGCTTTAGTCAATGGTCTCCTAACCAATAA
- a CDS encoding sensor histidine kinase, which produces MAIWTVYHDIETEKRYTVAEYSSEQLCSVQIPQDFPTSSFASGKFHPDLAYLQAESWWRDDFPVLKVTELTVSDVYHSYVCRISRQSLAIGEYILICTHKLLSVEQQQLLLGNAQILSNYLAICRERSQQQQEILALSQILGQAEHQLRNPLALINLYAENLRLTLPEGSLQEQALLIRQTVDELSAKLTDLLYRGQRANLNLKKYNLQTIIGECVKSLQHLLTEKNLTINYPQQSLYVTVDNWQMKQVLDNLLGNAIHFSPCGGTITCNWYTYSHEVLIEICDRGSGIAPEELKQIFKPYYSRRVGGTGLGLAIAQKIILAHQGNLWADNLPTGGAQFSFTLPYQRQK; this is translated from the coding sequence GTGGCTATCTGGACTGTTTATCACGATATAGAAACAGAAAAACGTTATACAGTGGCTGAGTATAGCTCAGAGCAGTTATGTTCTGTGCAGATTCCACAGGATTTTCCCACAAGTTCTTTTGCATCTGGAAAATTCCATCCAGATTTGGCATATTTGCAAGCAGAAAGTTGGTGGCGAGATGATTTCCCAGTTTTGAAAGTTACGGAATTAACAGTATCAGATGTTTATCATAGTTATGTTTGTCGAATTAGTAGACAGAGTTTGGCCATTGGTGAATATATATTGATATGTACTCACAAGTTGCTGTCTGTGGAACAGCAACAATTACTGCTGGGTAATGCTCAAATACTAAGTAATTATTTAGCAATTTGTAGAGAGCGATCGCAACAACAACAAGAAATTTTAGCTTTATCTCAAATTCTCGGACAAGCCGAACATCAATTGCGAAATCCTTTGGCATTGATTAATCTCTATGCTGAAAATCTACGTTTAACATTACCAGAAGGTAGCTTACAAGAACAAGCTCTTCTAATTCGGCAAACAGTAGATGAACTAAGTGCTAAATTAACTGATTTGCTTTACCGTGGACAACGAGCAAACTTAAACTTAAAAAAATATAATTTGCAAACAATTATTGGGGAATGTGTTAAAAGTTTACAACATTTATTAACAGAAAAAAATTTAACAATTAACTATCCGCAGCAGTCTTTATATGTGACCGTAGATAACTGGCAGATGAAACAGGTGTTGGATAATTTATTAGGGAATGCAATTCATTTCAGTCCCTGTGGTGGGACAATAACTTGCAATTGGTACACCTATAGTCATGAAGTACTAATTGAAATTTGCGATCGCGGTTCGGGAATTGCACCAGAAGAATTGAAGCAAATATTTAAGCCTTATTATTCTCGCCGTGTAGGTGGTACAGGTTTAGGACTAGCGATCGCGCAAAAAATTATCTTGGCACATCAAGGCAACTTATGGGCAGACAATCTCCCCACAGGTGGCGCTCAATTTTCCTTTACATTACCTTATCAAAGGCAAAAATAA
- a CDS encoding Pvc16 family protein, with protein sequence MIPAATQTLAKILAGGISLLSTEQIDFNHPGVKQNINPRLNLYCYNIQESVDKQQSNCQQPADKRKLLLLTPRWFDVSFLVSAWDFTSLSEQRILSEALILLLHHHSLREEVLAPALRGHGELAMTVSAIHPLDAAALWNALGVPLRPALYVTLTIPLNLDSNFVTQPDLIDCSKPTQKV encoded by the coding sequence ATGATCCCAGCTGCTACCCAGACTTTAGCAAAAATTTTAGCTGGCGGGATTTCCCTGCTCAGTACAGAGCAAATTGATTTCAACCATCCTGGTGTGAAACAGAATATTAACCCTAGGCTGAATTTATATTGTTACAACATTCAAGAAAGTGTTGACAAACAACAGTCTAATTGTCAGCAACCAGCAGACAAAAGGAAATTACTCTTATTAACACCAAGGTGGTTTGATGTCTCATTTTTGGTAAGTGCTTGGGATTTCACCAGTTTAAGTGAACAGCGTATCTTATCCGAGGCATTAATACTACTTTTGCATCATCACTCATTACGAGAAGAAGTACTGGCTCCAGCACTGCGCGGTCATGGCGAATTAGCAATGACCGTTTCGGCTATTCATCCTTTGGATGCTGCGGCTTTGTGGAATGCTCTAGGAGTACCATTACGTCCAGCTTTGTATGTGACATTAACAATTCCCCTAAACCTGGATAGTAATTTTGTCACTCAGCCAGATTTGATTGACTGTTCAAAACCAACACAAAAAGTCTGA
- a CDS encoding DUF6760 family protein: MGYPSDLLHEEVACIAFHFHWSLADILTLEHSERQRWVNEIGKIVQPE, encoded by the coding sequence ATAGGCTACCCCTCAGATTTACTACATGAGGAGGTAGCCTGTATTGCGTTTCACTTTCACTGGAGTTTAGCAGATATTCTCACTTTAGAACATTCTGAGCGTCAACGCTGGGTGAATGAAATTGGTAAAATAGTGCAGCCAGAGTAA
- a CDS encoding phage tail protein gives MAEFISNAKFYWEADGLTDVLVKKVSGMQMKMIVAGGDAPIGVTKDGKTQTQATIGGVECSEITLECVATADSKQLLDWYNKCHAEALSGGKSEGRKNRKLGKLSIYDGEQEKVQYEFTDVFPTSYATGDFTAGSGDLLTETVTVGFTYFERKK, from the coding sequence ATGGCAGAGTTTATCTCTAATGCCAAGTTTTACTGGGAAGCTGATGGTTTAACTGATGTTTTGGTCAAGAAAGTCAGTGGTATGCAAATGAAAATGATAGTTGCAGGTGGAGATGCGCCTATTGGTGTCACCAAAGATGGTAAAACTCAAACCCAGGCTACTATCGGTGGCGTAGAATGTTCAGAGATTACCTTGGAGTGTGTAGCAACTGCTGATTCTAAACAACTCCTAGATTGGTATAACAAATGCCATGCTGAAGCACTTTCTGGAGGTAAATCAGAAGGCCGCAAGAACCGTAAGCTAGGCAAACTTTCTATATATGATGGCGAACAAGAAAAAGTTCAGTACGAATTTACAGATGTCTTTCCTACCAGCTATGCAACAGGTGATTTTACAGCCGGTAGTGGTGATTTGTTAACAGAAACAGTCACTGTTGGCTTTACTTATTTTGAAAGGAAGAAATAA
- a CDS encoding DUF4255 domain-containing protein, with translation MSNYLAIATVTATLQRTLQASVQVEVDGARVTTLRPDRLNNATPEAGVNVYLYDILLNSAWRSADLRQRYSDEKYTKRQQTGLDLYYLLTCYGNDVELEPQRLIGSVVRTFNSKSILTQAMIQETVSDATFTFLADSNLAEQVEAIAISPVDLNIEEISKIWTVFFQTPYALSLAYKVSVVLIDSGELPKKPLPVRNLQRHVTPYQPAIAYIKVAEELSKIWQTQNAPTPLILATSTLLIQGNKLSADITQVRIGNITVSPQTVTDKQITLDLSTIPIESLRVGVQSLQVIHPQQRVNSNVVPILLRPTILDMTVSNVHGRGDELRSADITITVNLNIEKTQQVTLVLTELSLTQFTGYSTDQTKHRRNSSNSITFAIHDCLPGSYLVRLIVDGAESLFTVDTDSNSHTFEQYIGPVVVIS, from the coding sequence ATGAGTAACTATTTAGCCATCGCCACTGTCACCGCAACTTTGCAAAGAACATTGCAAGCCAGTGTTCAAGTAGAGGTGGATGGTGCGCGGGTGACAACCCTAAGACCCGATCGCCTGAATAATGCTACACCAGAAGCAGGAGTGAACGTCTATCTTTATGATATTCTGCTCAATAGTGCTTGGCGGAGTGCTGATTTAAGACAACGCTATTCCGATGAGAAATATACTAAGCGACAGCAAACAGGTTTAGATTTATACTACTTACTGACTTGTTACGGTAACGATGTGGAACTAGAACCGCAGCGCCTTATAGGTAGTGTGGTTCGTACCTTCAACAGCAAATCGATTCTTACCCAAGCAATGATTCAGGAGACAGTTAGCGATGCAACTTTTACGTTTTTAGCTGATTCTAATTTAGCTGAACAAGTAGAAGCGATCGCCATTTCTCCGGTTGATTTAAATATCGAAGAAATTTCCAAAATTTGGACGGTATTTTTTCAAACACCCTACGCTTTATCATTAGCTTATAAAGTTAGTGTGGTCTTAATCGATAGCGGTGAACTCCCGAAAAAACCCTTACCCGTCCGCAATCTTCAGCGTCATGTTACACCATACCAACCTGCGATCGCTTACATCAAGGTAGCCGAAGAATTATCAAAAATCTGGCAAACTCAAAATGCACCAACACCATTAATTCTTGCAACCAGTACCTTATTAATTCAAGGCAATAAATTAAGCGCAGATATTACTCAAGTCCGTATTGGTAATATTACAGTCTCTCCCCAAACTGTGACTGACAAGCAAATTACTTTGGATCTTTCCACCATACCTATAGAATCACTGCGGGTTGGTGTTCAAAGTTTACAGGTAATTCATCCCCAACAGCGTGTCAACTCCAACGTTGTGCCGATTTTGCTGCGTCCGACTATCTTAGATATGACTGTATCTAATGTACATGGTAGAGGTGATGAACTGCGATCGGCAGATATAACTATTACTGTTAACTTAAACATTGAAAAAACACAACAAGTAACCTTAGTTTTAACAGAACTTTCCCTCACCCAATTTACTGGTTATTCTACTGATCAAACCAAACATCGGCGCAATAGTTCCAACTCAATTACCTTTGCTATTCATGATTGTTTACCAGGAAGTTATTTAGTCCGATTAATTGTAGATGGTGCAGAAAGTTTATTCACAGTTGATACAGATTCAAATAGTCATACATTTGAACAATATATCGGGCCAGTAGTAGTTATTTCTTAA
- a CDS encoding methanogen output domain 1-containing protein — protein MVQTSLLDDQIKSLELPIERDQFLRTIIRELAGTLQDVVGIEEAAGFLNVVGYRTGQHVNQIYHHGLQLSNLSREQVTAVLVDWKRRIQGDFYVIEESDEKIVLGNRKCPFAEQVEGREAMCVMTSNIFGAIAADNLGYARVELKDTIARGAKECTVIIHLQPSDASEEFAGQEYFKV, from the coding sequence ATGGTTCAAACATCTTTGCTTGACGATCAGATAAAATCTTTAGAACTACCTATAGAACGTGACCAGTTTTTGCGAACTATCATTCGAGAATTGGCAGGAACTTTACAAGATGTTGTTGGTATTGAAGAGGCAGCAGGTTTTTTGAATGTAGTTGGCTATCGAACAGGTCAGCACGTTAATCAGATATATCATCACGGGTTGCAACTATCTAATCTTTCCCGTGAGCAGGTAACTGCTGTTCTTGTAGATTGGAAGCGCCGGATTCAAGGTGACTTTTACGTGATTGAAGAAAGTGATGAAAAGATTGTTTTAGGCAATCGTAAATGTCCTTTTGCAGAACAGGTAGAAGGACGTGAAGCTATGTGTGTGATGACATCGAATATATTTGGTGCGATCGCAGCAGATAATCTCGGTTATGCCAGGGTAGAGTTAAAAGACACAATCGCTAGAGGTGCAAAGGAATGCACTGTGATTATTCATCTCCAACCGAGTGACGCATCCGAGGAATTTGCCGGACAAGAATACTTCAAAGTATAG
- a CDS encoding response regulator — protein sequence MNPKKEVISILLVDDEPHFRQGIRTLLNFYTSSNNIGLNVIGEAASVEQAVKLTLEQHPALILLDLELPPENGITALNRLGELSYNGKVLILSAHQQDEWIFRAMQAGACGYVFKDQLATQLCEAITTVINHQVYLPPAVATAFFRLFHYYTGNSLSFGNNCIHLTEREQEVLNWLVQGASNEQIAGNLYITVATVKAHLTAIFEKLSVTSRTQAIVKALKLGLVCP from the coding sequence ATGAATCCTAAAAAAGAGGTAATCTCGATTCTACTGGTTGATGACGAACCGCATTTTCGTCAAGGAATACGCACCTTGTTAAACTTTTATACAAGTAGCAATAATATAGGATTAAATGTCATTGGAGAAGCTGCATCTGTTGAACAAGCAGTGAAATTAACTCTTGAACAACATCCAGCGTTAATTTTACTAGATTTAGAATTACCACCAGAAAACGGCATTACTGCCCTAAACCGTCTAGGAGAATTATCTTATAACGGCAAAGTATTAATACTATCTGCTCATCAACAAGATGAATGGATATTTCGTGCGATGCAGGCTGGTGCTTGTGGTTATGTATTTAAAGACCAATTAGCAACACAATTGTGTGAAGCCATTACTACTGTAATTAATCATCAAGTTTATTTACCACCAGCCGTCGCCACTGCCTTTTTTAGATTATTTCACTACTACACAGGCAATTCATTAAGCTTCGGCAATAATTGTATTCATCTGACCGAAAGAGAACAAGAAGTTTTAAATTGGTTAGTTCAAGGTGCTTCTAATGAACAAATCGCAGGTAATTTATATATTACAGTCGCCACAGTCAAAGCACACTTAACAGCCATCTTTGAAAAATTAAGCGTCACCAGCCGCACCCAAGCCATTGTCAAAGCCTTAAAACTCGGTTTGGTTTGTCCATAA
- a CDS encoding HD domain-containing protein, whose amino-acid sequence MNQNQINPKNWSQESYIKAYKFAAIAHQNQKMPGSELPYIMHLSFVSMELIAALSAEKVTDCDLAIQCAVLHDTIEDTDTTFEQIKAEFGEAVAKGVLALTKDNSLVKHLQMADSLKRIKQQPPEVWMVKLADRISNLQAPPHYWSQAKIVKYREEAIEIYEALKDASPFLATRLASKIEDYKAYIHSEDV is encoded by the coding sequence ATGAATCAAAATCAAATTAATCCAAAAAACTGGTCACAAGAAAGTTATATTAAAGCTTATAAATTTGCTGCGATCGCACATCAAAACCAAAAAATGCCGGGTTCAGAACTACCTTATATCATGCACTTGAGTTTTGTTAGTATGGAATTAATTGCAGCTTTAAGTGCGGAAAAAGTAACTGACTGTGATTTAGCAATTCAATGTGCAGTTTTACACGACACCATAGAAGATACGGATACAACTTTTGAACAAATTAAAGCCGAGTTTGGTGAAGCAGTTGCCAAAGGTGTACTTGCATTAACCAAAGATAATAGTTTGGTGAAACATCTACAAATGGCTGATAGTTTAAAGAGAATCAAACAACAACCTCCAGAAGTCTGGATGGTCAAGTTAGCAGATAGAATCAGCAACCTCCAAGCACCACCACATTACTGGAGTCAAGCAAAAATTGTTAAATATCGAGAAGAAGCTATAGAGATTTATGAAGCTTTGAAAGATGCGAGTCCGTTTTTGGCTACAAGATTGGCTAGTAAAATTGAAGATTACAAGGCATATATACATTCAGAGGATGTTTAA
- a CDS encoding ATP-binding protein has translation MTPDQFLTFAQILPEPMLLVTSAGEILAVNQAATKLFSKTSKALIGQYLSEFVRESPEKVIDYLKMCAQSRQMILGAFTIHQTEGEGIACRSQGAVIQPRSHQIPAINLLRLEKRTKNEFVVLNQKIHALSQEIQQRQRIQAELAQSNETLKHTLIKLQSALEAVQTEKMSGLGQLVAGIAHEINNPITFIHGNLRYASGYYNDLLNLIQLYQQEFPHSSQKIQQAIDDIELDFMQEDIKKLLCSMQMGAERIAEIVKSLRNFSRLDEAKFKVVDIHQGLEATLMILQSRLKPSAEYSGIEVIKEYGELPLIYCSPGQINQVFMNILNNAIDALQETEKLRSPEFRQNHPNRIWIRTEKFNNCYIAIRIKDNGNGISTEIQHQIFNPFFTTKPVGQGTGLGLSISYQIIEGHGGQINMRSESGWGTEFSIELPIEQG, from the coding sequence ATGACACCTGATCAATTTTTAACCTTTGCCCAGATTTTGCCAGAACCTATGCTGCTGGTAACTAGTGCAGGTGAAATTTTGGCAGTCAATCAAGCTGCTACTAAATTGTTTAGTAAAACTAGTAAAGCTTTGATTGGTCAGTATTTGAGTGAGTTTGTCAGGGAATCTCCAGAGAAAGTAATTGACTATCTTAAAATGTGCGCCCAAAGTCGTCAAATGATTTTGGGTGCTTTCACTATCCACCAAACTGAAGGCGAGGGAATTGCTTGTCGTAGTCAAGGTGCAGTAATTCAACCGCGATCGCATCAAATTCCAGCAATTAATTTACTCCGTTTAGAAAAGCGTACAAAAAACGAATTCGTAGTGCTGAACCAAAAAATTCATGCTTTGAGTCAAGAAATTCAGCAGCGCCAGCGTATTCAAGCAGAATTAGCACAATCAAATGAAACCTTAAAACACACTCTCATTAAACTGCAAAGTGCGCTAGAAGCTGTGCAAACCGAAAAAATGTCTGGGTTGGGACAGTTAGTCGCCGGCATTGCCCATGAAATTAATAATCCGATTACCTTTATTCATGGAAATCTGAGGTATGCCAGTGGATATTACAATGATTTACTCAACCTAATTCAGCTATATCAGCAAGAATTTCCCCATTCTAGCCAAAAAATTCAGCAAGCAATTGATGATATAGAGCTTGACTTTATGCAAGAAGATATCAAAAAGTTGCTCTGTTCTATGCAGATGGGTGCAGAACGAATTGCTGAGATTGTGAAATCTTTGCGAAACTTCTCTCGCTTAGACGAAGCAAAATTCAAGGTGGTTGATATTCATCAAGGTTTAGAGGCGACATTGATGATTTTACAAAGTCGTCTCAAGCCTAGTGCGGAGTATTCTGGTATTGAAGTGATTAAGGAATATGGTGAATTGCCTTTAATTTATTGTTCTCCTGGGCAGATCAATCAAGTGTTTATGAATATCTTAAATAATGCGATTGATGCTTTACAAGAAACAGAAAAATTGCGATCGCCAGAATTCAGACAAAATCACCCCAATCGCATTTGGATTCGCACGGAGAAATTCAATAACTGCTATATTGCAATTCGCATCAAGGATAACGGTAACGGTATTTCTACTGAGATTCAGCATCAAATATTTAATCCCTTCTTTACTACTAAGCCCGTCGGACAAGGAACTGGGTTAGGTTTATCGATTAGTTACCAAATTATAGAAGGGCATGGTGGTCAAATTAATATGAGGTCTGAATCAGGTTGGGGAACTGAATTTAGTATTGAGTTACCCATTGAGCAAGGTTGA
- a CDS encoding choice-of-anchor A family protein, protein MSIKHKTKFAVIPLSLATVTLASLIEPAMAVNLGVAQDYNVFVFGDMNQSSDSEGRVAVGGNATFSNFGIADRLANSNGTDTRLIVGGDLTYNGGQIFGGNAVVGGSVKTSVNFNCSPNCGVSSGTPLNFEAARQELTYLSESLGGLSSTGTTEYKWNGIHLQGNNSDLNIFTIDGSQFSNSTYLNIAGVGSNSTVIFNILGNSVNISNFGLNLNGLNKQNILFNFVDATQVKTTGFSFYGSVLATKANVLFNNGNVEGTLVASSLSGSGEFHNTKFAGNLPNIPKPQPETPTEPTNPTPETPETPTNPKPEPPVSTTVPEPSTVMGLLFVVGLFGFSRRNKLFTKSAITSEKI, encoded by the coding sequence ATGTCGATAAAACACAAAACAAAATTTGCTGTGATTCCTCTATCTCTAGCTACAGTTACCTTAGCGAGTTTAATAGAACCAGCTATGGCTGTTAATTTGGGAGTCGCGCAAGATTATAATGTCTTCGTGTTTGGAGACATGAATCAAAGTTCTGACTCTGAAGGTCGTGTAGCTGTTGGTGGTAATGCTACATTCAGCAATTTTGGGATTGCTGACCGTTTAGCTAATTCTAATGGTACAGATACTAGACTGATAGTAGGTGGAGATTTAACTTACAACGGTGGTCAAATTTTTGGTGGTAATGCTGTTGTAGGTGGTAGTGTTAAAACTTCTGTTAATTTTAACTGTTCTCCAAATTGTGGTGTTAGTTCAGGTACACCGCTCAATTTTGAGGCAGCCCGCCAAGAATTAACTTATCTTTCTGAATCTTTAGGTGGGTTAAGCTCTACAGGTACTACAGAGTATAAATGGAATGGAATTCATCTTCAGGGTAACAATAGTGATTTAAATATTTTTACTATTGATGGTTCACAGTTTTCTAACAGCACTTATCTGAATATTGCTGGAGTAGGTAGTAATTCTACAGTAATTTTTAATATTTTAGGTAATAGCGTCAACATTAGTAACTTTGGACTTAACCTTAATGGACTAAATAAGCAAAATATTTTGTTTAACTTTGTTGATGCTACTCAAGTAAAAACTACTGGTTTCTCATTCTATGGTAGTGTACTTGCAACTAAAGCTAATGTCCTATTTAATAATGGGAATGTAGAAGGAACTTTAGTAGCTTCTTCGTTATCCGGTAGTGGTGAGTTTCACAATACTAAGTTTGCTGGTAACTTACCTAATATACCCAAGCCACAGCCAGAAACCCCAACTGAACCAACTAATCCCACTCCCGAAACACCTGAAACTCCAACTAACCCAAAACCTGAGCCTCCTGTTTCAACTACCGTACCAGAACCAAGTACAGTTATGGGGTTACTTTTTGTAGTTGGTTTATTTGGCTTTTCTCGCCGGAATAAATTATTCACTAAATCAGCCATTACTAGTGAGAAAATTTAG